In the Aridibaculum aurantiacum genome, CTTCGCTATGCCTTCACCTGATGGAAAAACACTAGCCTTCACTGCACGCGGTGTTGCTTCTCACCAATGGTGGCGCAATGGTCATAGTCATTTAGATGAATCTGAAATATGGTTGAAACATGAAGCCAATAACAACTATCAAAAAATAACTGAACGCGGTGCAAAGAACCTTTGGCCAATGTGGAGCGATGATGGTAAGTCGGTTTATTTTATTTCGGATAGAACAGGAACCGAAAACCTGTATGTACAACCCATAGGTGGTGCAGCCAAACAGCTTACATCTTTTACAAAAGGCCGTATGCTTTGGCCAACCATTGCACACAATGGAAAAGCAATAGTTTTTGAAAAGGATTTTAATGTATGGTTGTTTGATGTGGCTACCGGCAAAGCTCGTGAAGTAAACATTGTACGTAAAGGCATTCCCGCTACAGCCGGTGTAGAACATGTAAGACAATCCGGCCAGTTCAGGGAATTGGCTCTTTCACCTGATGGTAAAAAGGTGGCTTTTGTAGCTCGTGGTGATGTGTTTGTTGCTTCGGCAAAAGATGGTGGTGATGCTATGCGTGTTACCCGAACAACTGCTATAGAAGGCGAGCTTGTATGGGCAAACAACAGTAACAGCATTGTGTATTCTTCCACTCGCAATGGGGTTTCTAATTTGTACCAGTACAACTTTATCACCAGCACTGAAACGCAGCTTACCAACGACAAGCTAAATGATGCCGCTCCTAAATTCTCTCCTAATGGACAACAGCTGGCCTACCTGCGCGATGGTAAACAACTGAGGGTGCTTGATGTAGCTTCTAAGAAGGACAGGCTGGTGACCAACCTGGTATTGGGTAATGTTTTCTTTAGTTCCTCCAGTGCCTATACGTGGTCGCCCGATAGTAAGTTCCTTGCATACGCAGGCTTCGGTGAAAAATCTTTCCGCAATATTTATATAGTGCCAGCAGCAGGAGGAGAGAGCAAACCTGTGACCTCTCTTGCCAATACGTTTACACAAGGTGTAAGCTGGAGCAAGGATGGCAAGTATATCTTGTTCAATACACGCCAGCGTACAGAAAATGGATTTGTAGCACGTGTTGATCTTGTGCCGCATCGGCCACGTTTCCGTGAAGAGCAGTTCATGAGCTTGTTCTCTGAAACTGCACCAACAGCTCCGGCCACCATTACTGCCAAAGCCCCAGCCACAGATACCATGTTCAAGAAGACGGCTAAAGTGTCCGGTGACTCTTCACGAGTTGTGTACGAAGGTATCAGGCAAAGGTTGAGCATGCTTCCCTTAGGTGTGGATGTAGATGATCATGTAATAAGTCCTGATGGAAAAACGCTTGTGCTAACAGCTACAGTTGCGGGTCAAAACAACCTTTACACGTATTCACTTGATGAAATGGCTAAAGAGCCTGCTGTTTTAAAACAGCTTACTACTACGTCATCTCCTAAAAGTTCCATTCAATTTTCAAGTGATGGAAAAGAGGTGTACTACCTGGAGCAGGGGACGATCAGGGCCATCGGCCTGGAAACTAAAACTCCAAGATCTATTGCCGTAACAGCTGAATTAGATATTGATTTTGCAAAAGAGCGTTTAGAAGTTTTTGACCAGGCATGGCAGATGCAAAACAATGGCTTTTATGATCCGGGTTTTCATGGAGCCAATTGGAGCGCCATAAGGAAAACATTTGCGCCACTTGCTGCCGGTGCTGGTACACCAGATGAACTTCGCCGCATATTAGGATTGATGGTAGGTGAATTGAACGCATCACATTTAGGTGTATCCGGTGGCAGCAGTAGTTTCAATACAGGTAGAATAGGACTTCGCTTTGATAGGAAAGAATATGAGAATAATGGCAGCCTGAAAATAACTGAAGTGGTTTCAATGAGCCCTTCTGATCTTTCAGGTGAAGTAAAGGTTGGACAATACCTGTTGGCTATTGATGGAACACCAATAACTGCTACAACAAATGTAGATGAGCTACTGCAACATAAGACGAATAAGATGGTAGCACTTACCATAGGTAATACTGCTATTGATAAACAAGGCAAAAAGGTGAATGTGAGGCCTGTAAGCATGGGCACCGAGAAAGGTTTGTTGTACAAGCAGTGGGTTCAGCAGCAGCGGGATTATGTAAACAAGATCAGCAATGGACGGTTGGGCTATGTGCATATGTTTGACATGAGCCAGGAGTCGCTCAACCAATTTTACCTGGATATAGATGCAGAGAACCATGCACGTGAAGGGGTGGTGGTAGATGTTCGCAACAACAATGGTGGTTTTGTAAATGCCTACGCATTGGATGTGTTATCACGCCGTGGGTATATGAATATGACGATACGCGGATTGCCTACAGCACCTGCACGCACTATGCTTGGGCAGCGTGCACTCGATGCACCAACCATTCTTGTTACCAAC is a window encoding:
- a CDS encoding S41 family peptidase, which encodes MNMINQLKHKLAYALLLISPIFAHAQGDLSQVQGVHYFSDPAISPNATEIAFVSGGDIWTVSANGGDARLLVSHPDHESRPMYSPDGKQLAFVSTRSGNGDIYLLTIATGELKRLTFDDAADELSGWSRDGKYIYFSSTGRDIAGMRDVYRVPVQGGTPMTVTDDRYVNEFFAMPSPDGKTLAFTARGVASHQWWRNGHSHLDESEIWLKHEANNNYQKITERGAKNLWPMWSDDGKSVYFISDRTGTENLYVQPIGGAAKQLTSFTKGRMLWPTIAHNGKAIVFEKDFNVWLFDVATGKAREVNIVRKGIPATAGVEHVRQSGQFRELALSPDGKKVAFVARGDVFVASAKDGGDAMRVTRTTAIEGELVWANNSNSIVYSSTRNGVSNLYQYNFITSTETQLTNDKLNDAAPKFSPNGQQLAYLRDGKQLRVLDVASKKDRLVTNLVLGNVFFSSSSAYTWSPDSKFLAYAGFGEKSFRNIYIVPAAGGESKPVTSLANTFTQGVSWSKDGKYILFNTRQRTENGFVARVDLVPHRPRFREEQFMSLFSETAPTAPATITAKAPATDTMFKKTAKVSGDSSRVVYEGIRQRLSMLPLGVDVDDHVISPDGKTLVLTATVAGQNNLYTYSLDEMAKEPAVLKQLTTTSSPKSSIQFSSDGKEVYYLEQGTIRAIGLETKTPRSIAVTAELDIDFAKERLEVFDQAWQMQNNGFYDPGFHGANWSAIRKTFAPLAAGAGTPDELRRILGLMVGELNASHLGVSGGSSSFNTGRIGLRFDRKEYENNGSLKITEVVSMSPSDLSGEVKVGQYLLAIDGTPITATTNVDELLQHKTNKMVALTIGNTAIDKQGKKVNVRPVSMGTEKGLLYKQWVQQQRDYVNKISNGRLGYVHMFDMSQESLNQFYLDIDAENHAREGVVVDVRNNNGGFVNAYALDVLSRRGYMNMTIRGLPTAPARTMLGQRALDAPTILVTNQHSLSDAEDFSEGYRALKLGKIVGEPTGGWIIYTSNVTLFDGTTVRLPFIKITDQQGKNMELAPRPVDIPVSNPIGETGKDTQLDVAVRELLKQLEAGKKK